In Saimiri boliviensis isolate mSaiBol1 chromosome 13, mSaiBol1.pri, whole genome shotgun sequence, the genomic window GTTGAACCATCATAAAATTATCATTGGAAGAAAGTTattaagaaatgaattttttttttccagacagtgtctcactctgtcaaccaggctgaatACAgtcatgcaatctcagctcactgcaaactgtaccccccaggttcaaacgatactcctgcctcagtctcccaagtaactgatatttcaggcatgtgccaccgccgccggctaatttttgtatttttagtagagatgggctttcactatgttgaccaggctggtctcgaactcctgatcgcaagtgatctgcccacctcggcctcccaaagtgctgggattacaggtgtgagccaatgggACTGACAAGaaagtttttaagaaattttaaaagccgATTTCTATTTATGTTAGATCTGGAATGATTATAAATTGCGCTGGGATCCAACGGAATACGACGGCATTGAAACTCTTCGCGTTCCTGCGGATAAGATTTGGAAGCCCGACATTGTTCTCTATAACAAGTATGGGTCTCTGACCACTGCAGTCTCTTTCCAAAGCTCCTGTTGGTGTATTCTGGCCCATAGCAAAGGGAGTGTTACTAATGGTGTCTGACTTACTTTTCAGTGCTGTTGGTGACTTCCAAGTTGAAGGCAAGACAAAAGCTCTTCTTAAATACAATGGCATGATAACCTGGACTCCACCAGCTATTTTTAAGAGTTCCTGTCCTATGGATATCACCTTTTTCCCTTTTGATCATCAAAACTGTTCACTAAAATTTGGTTCCTGGACGTATGACAAAGCTGAAATTGATCTTCTAATCATTGGATCAAAAGTGGATATGAATGATTTTTGGGAAAACAGTGAATGGGAAATTATTGATGCCTCTGGCTACAAACATGACATAAAATACAACTGTTGTGAGGAGATATACACAGATATAACCTATTCTTTCTACATTAGAAGGTTGCCGATGTTTTACACGATTAATCTGATCATCCCCTGTCTCTTTATTTCGTTTCTAACTGTGTTGGTCTTTTACCTTCCTTCGGACTGTGGTGAAAAAGTGACACTTTGTATTTCAGTCCTGCTTTCTCTGACTGTGTTTTTGCTGGTCATCACAGAAACCATCCCTTCCACCTCTCTGGTGGTCCCACTGGTGGGTGAGTACCTGCTGTTCACCATGATCTTTGTCACACTGTCCATTGTGGTGACTGTGTTTGTGTTGAACATACACTACCGCACCCCGACAACGCACACCATGCCCAGGTGGGTGAAGACGGTTTTCCTGCAGCTGCTGCCCCAGGTCCTGCTGATGAGGTGGCCCCTGGACAAGACAAGGGGCACAGTGTCTGGAAGCCTTGCCAGGAGGCCCACTAAGGGCAAGTTTGCGAGCCGTGGGGAACCCAGACATCTTAAAGAATGCTTCCATTGTCACAAATCAAATGAGCTTGCCACCAGCAAGAGAAGATTAAGTCATCAGCCGTTACAGTGGACGGCGGAAAATTCAGAGCACTCACCTGAAGTTGAAGATGTGATTAACAGTGTTCATTTCATAGCAGAAAACATGAAGAGCCACAATGCAACCAAGGAGGTAAATGTGCGTCCCCTCCACAAGCCTTCGGGCACTCCGGAGACACAGTCAGACCTTTAGTGTGAGTTTTGTTCCTGAGAGGGTCAGGCAGCCTTGCTGAGATCTGGCTCTGTTATTACATGGTTATGGATGGACTGACAGGGTCAGATCTGCCAGTGGAGTGGGGTCAGGTGCCAACAGCCCCAGATCAAATCTCCACCTCTAGAAATGTGAACTCAAGCaaaatttgcttaaaataaacattcaaggccaggcgtggtggctcacacctgtaatcccagcactttgggaggccaaggtgggcagattgcctgaggtcaggagtttgaccagcatggccaacatggggaaaccccatctctaccaaaaatataaaaatcagccaggtgtggtggcacaggcctgtaatcctagctacttgggaggctgaggcaggagaatcacctgaatccaggaggcggaggttgcagtgagctgagattgtgctcctgcactccagcctgagcaacagagcaagactccatctcaaaaataaaaataaataaataaacattcagGGCAACCTCAGTTAATGAAACCaagagctccagcctgggcaacatagcgaggccCTATCCtatcaaccaaccaacaaacagaTTAGCAGTCatgttggtgtgcacctatagtcccagacatttaagaggctgaggtgggaggattgcttgagcccagcagttcgaggctgcagcctgggagacagaagacagagcaggaccctgcctcacacacacacacacacacacacacacacacacacacacacaaacaacccCTGAAAGAGAAACAGCAGCAAataaaaagatagagaaaagctgccccagagggaaggagaaatgagCTCAGAACAGCGTGCAGCCTGGGAGTGCTGGGAGAAGTGAGAGAGGCGGGAGTACATTCGTTCCGGCAGCTCTGGTCCCACTTCTCCTACTCAAGAGGGATTTAGGTGCTGGTGAAATGAGCCCCAGGGATATTTTTAGCATTCATGTACTCTGCTCCTGCTGCCCAGAGTCTAATATAGCAGCAtgcacctccctcagcctccaaagaCAGAGCTCAAGAGAATCATGCCAATTTCCCACACCACGTGGGTGACTAGCTGAGGTCATCTGCAACTCAGGCCGGGTGTCTGGGTTTGACCTCGGACTGCAGCTGCCCGGCAGCCATCGCTTCTGGTGAAAGGAGACTGTGAAACGGAAAGGAGACCGTGAGACTGCCCTGCCCTGTTGGTGCAGAGGGCAGACGCTCTGAATGGCTGTCATGCAGGTATGTCACGGGACAAGAGAGCCCAGAAAGATTCACCTTCATGGTGACAgcttcataaaatttaaaatttttatctctacaataaatacaaaacttagtggggcgtggtggtggatacctgtaatcccagcactttcagagaccaaggctggaggattttttaaggccagaagtttgagaccagcctgagcaacatattgagaccctgtttctaaaaaacaaaaatttttttctttttttttaaaaaaatgttttttaatgtacccagcctgttgtcccagctacttgggaagctaaggctggaggattgcttaagcctaggagttccaggttccagtgagccacagtcacaccactgcactctagctagGGCAACAGCAAAATCCTGTtcccaaaaaattatttttaaatctaagagACAGCTGCTGTTGACTTAATCACTACCAGTTAGGGCTCTTAAGACGCAACTGTGGAGACAGTAGCAGAAGTCTGGTGGGTCAGGAACTGCGAGAAACACAACTAGCTCTCCACGGCCAGCATCCCTTCCAGGGCTGGAGGACAACCTCTTCCTGATAAAGGGGTCCTCAATCATACTCCACATCCGCCATCCCCAGGGGCACCCCCCGCCTCAAACTCATTCCCCAGACCTGCCACGGAGCCAGACTATCCAGCGTTGCAAAGCATGAGTCTAGCTCTCTGAGTAGCTGCTTCTCAGGAGTGTCTCTTGCAGTTAGGAAAGGTCCCTGGTAACCCACGGAGTCAGGGCTTTACCGGAGAGTCTGCTGTCTGAGGCACTCATGGAGGCTGTGCATCCGCCCTCGGcagacaaaacaaaatttcttatGTGTTGATTTGCAGTAGCtttgaagataaaagaaaaaaagaaagaaaaaatttcttatGTGTCTTATACAGGAGACATGGATTCACCAAAGTAATAccaatattctctttatttttatttattttttgttttgattttgattttttatttttaaagatgtggtttcaccatgctggtcaggctggtcttgaactcccgacctcaggtgatctgccagccttggcctccaaagtgcttgggttacaggcgtgagccaccacgccgggccaatttatttattttttgaaatgaaatctctctctctcccacccaggatggagtgcagtggtgagatcttggatcactgcaacctccgcctcccaggttcaagcaattctcctgcctcagccttctgggtagctgggattacaggtgcccaccactatgcccagctaatttttgtatttttagtagagatgggacttcaccatgttggccaggctagtctcaaactcctgacctcaggtgatccgcccgcctgctTTGccaatatttgctttaaaaagtacCAGAGAAATCTCCTTTGAAAAAGAAGCAGCTAATTGATGAAACAAAGCATATttcttatggttttgtttttttaaaccagctctaatttttgtttgcatttcagGTAGAAGATGACTGGAAATACGTGGCCATGGTGGTGGACAGAGTATTTCTTTGGGTATTTATAATTGTCTGTGTGTTTGGAACTGCGGGGCTATTTCTACAGCCACTACTTGGAAACACAggaaaatcttaaaatgtattttcctttatgtTCAGAAAGTTACAGACACCATATTTGTTCTGCATTCCTTGCCACAAGGAAAGGAACACAAAGGCTTCCTACCCTAGTCCCGCATCTACTAAAGCCAATGGCTAGATGGAAAAAGAGGACTTTCTTGTACATTGGGAGGTGGAGTATCCTTCGATGTAGCACAGGGGAAGAAGTGAATGTGTTACGACACTAGTGCCCAGATCAGGCGGTACCCACGGTTACAGTATTAGGCCACGCttcttgtgtctgtgtgtttggcTTCCAAGGACATGAATCACTTATACTACAGCCTAGCTATGTAATTAACATCAAGCCACACTACGAAGAAGTTTTGCTGTACCTCCAGTGAATGCCATTTCTCAGTATCATGACATGTGAGAGGTGAACCCTGGGAATTGGACCTTGCAACATTTGTGAACTGTTTGCAACACTTGGGAACTATTGCATCCTTGATTTCTTGTGCGTGTCTCTGTGATGTAGCTCACACCTCTCAGCATTATTTgatatgttgtttttttcttttttgagatggagttttggtcttgttgcccaggctggagtgtaatggcaggatctcggctcacggcaacctctgcctcctgagttcaagtgattctcctgcctcagcctcccgagtagctaggattacaggcatgcgccaccaagccctgttaattttgtatttttaatagagatagggtttcttcatgttggtcaggctggtctcgaactcctgacctcaagtgatccacccgcctcagcctcccaaagtgctgggattacaggcgtgagccactgcgcctggccgtttAGTCTTTTTTCATcaacagttttcatttctttattgtctTGAGGCtgagaaagttgttttttttttttttaatttcatttagattTTTAGTTTTAAGTTGGGTCCAATGCCACATGCATATTTCTTCTATAAGGAATTATAAACTTGGAGGGTTTGGAGCAATTCCTTTTCTGAGAGGGAGAAGCTTGGGAATTCTGTTTTATTGCactctaattattttcttatttattgtatAAGTATGATAACAACtttaaagatgtattttaaggcagaaaacaataaatcaaatttaacaaaagaaataatttcgtTTGGCCCTTTTCCCTTCTAGTCTTTGTCTGCATGCAAACACTTCAATTTTACCTTGCACTGCTGCTTCCTTAAAACAGAATATCAGCAACATTCCCTTATTACAGAgtcttgaaatataatttttatgatgGCGTAGTGCCCATTGTgaatccttctttctctttttctgctggAGCATGAGGTTCTCTGTAGGACATTATGCAGAGGTCTTGAATATCAATGAGCccattttatttcctattcttttttttttttttaatcaatttttctgaggcagagtcttgctctgctgtccaggctggagtgcaatggcgcgatctcggctcaccacaacctctgcctcccagattcaagcaattctcctgcttcagcctcccaagtagctgggattacaagcgcctgccaccacatccagctaatttttgtatttttagtagagacagggttttgccatgttggccaaactggtctcagactcttgaccacaagtgatcctcctgcctcgacttccaaagtgctgggataacaggcatgagcctctataGCCGGCCTGAATGACTCTTATTTTCGAGCATTTTTATTCCTTATAATATTGGTAATTATAATACTTAACATTTTAtcttcctgtctttaaaaagggTCGGTTGTTActcaatactttattttttattgtaaagcCCAATCAGtatcaaatttcatttaaattttgtgaACTGTGGTAAAATCCCATAACATAAAATTTCCCATCTTCACCAGTTTTAAGCATACAGTAATGACTTCATGTTGTTGTATAACCTTCACGACCATCCTACTCCAGAACTCTTTGTCCTTTAAAACTGAAACGCTGCACCCAGTAAGCAATCACTGCTCCTTCTCCCGTACCTCACAGGCGACccctattctactttctgtctctgtgaatttgaccaCTCTGGCCACCTCATATAAGTGGGATCATATtgtgtttgttcttttgtgactggcttatttcacttggcgtAACAGCCTCAAGGTGCATCTGTATTGTAACGTATCaacatgtttctttccttttcaaggctgaataatattctattatgtgTATTTACCTCACTTCATGTATCCATTCACCTGTCAACAGACACgcgttgcttctaccttttggctgcTGCTATGAACTTGGGCTTACCAATAACTCcgagtccctgctttcagttatcttgggtatatactcacaagtgaaattgctggatcagatgattattctattttttaatttttaatttttaatttttgtaggtacatagtagtcgcatatatttatgggttatgtgagatgttttgatataggcatgcaatgtgtaataatcacattggTGATTTTTGTAAATGGAgtgtccatcacctcaagcattaaTCCTCTGTgttacaaacaacccaattatactcttttagttatttttaaatgtacaattacatTACTtttgactacagtcaccctgtGATATCagcaaatactagatcttattcattcttactatttttttgtacccatggttattttgtttttaattttctttctttctttctttctttcttttatttttttgagatagagtttcgctcttgttacccaggctggagtgcaatggcacaatctcagctcactgcaacctccacctcctgggttcaagcaattctcctgcctcagtctcccaagtacctgggactacaggcgcgtgccaccatgcccagctaatttttttttgtgtgtgtatttttttagtagagacggggtttcaccaggttgaccaggatggttttgatctcgaCCTCATGAcctacctacctcggcctcctgcagtgctgggattataggcatgagccaccgcacccggcctttgttttcaattttctaaGGAACCATTATTCTATTTTCCACGgggctgcaccattttatgttcccaccagcagtgcacaagAGTTCCGatttctccgcatcctcaccaacacttgttgttTTCTGGATTTTTGGCAGTTGCCAGCCTAATGGGTGAGAGgtggcatctcattgtagttttggtttgtgtttccctaataattagcaatgtgagcatcttttcatgtgcttattggccatttgtatgtcttatttggagaaatgtctatttaagtccttcacccatttaaaaaaatcaggttgttttttgattgttgagttgtaagagttcatTATATGTTCTGTACATTAATCGCCCATCAGATATAAAAACAAGACTTTTAAGGACTGTattgcagccaggtgtggtggctaatgcctgtatttccagcactatgggaggctgaggtggatggatggcTTGAatctaagagtttgagaccagcctgggcaacatggtgaaactctgtctctacaaaaaaatataaaaattagctgggggcgctggtgcctgcagtcccagctactcgtgaggctgaggtaggaggattagttgaagccaggaggtcaagcttgcagtgagctatgatcgtgctattgcactcctgcctaagcaacagaatgagaccctgtcacaaaatataacatataaagcagaaaaaggacCTGCATTTCAGGAAGATGGGAGGAGAGTGCTCCCAGCCATGGTCAAGGAAACCCCATCCTGACTTCTTAACCATACCTTTCTACTTGAGCATACCTTAGACTGCCCAGCCCAGCTTTCCAGAAGTTGCTCAGTGACCCTTAGGGGAAAGAGGATCTTGTACTTACAAGTAAATAAACTAGCGACATAcatttaagaagaaatgaaataagcattggaaaaaaaaaaaaggaaatcacagCATTTGTTCagaagaacaaaggaaagcaTGGACTGAAGATGTATAAAGGGGCATGAAGAGAGTAAAACGTTGAAGACCTCTGTTAATTgagatttttaacttttatttcgtatttatttatttatttatttattgagatggagtttcactcttgtcatgcaggctggagtgccgtggcccaatcttggctcactgctacctctgtctcctgggttcaagtaattctcctgcctcagcttcccaagcagctgggattacaggcacacagcaccatgcccagctaatttttgcatttttaatagaggtggtgtttcacgaagttggccaggctggtcttgaactcctgatctcaggtgatctgcctgcctcggcctcccaaagggctgaaattacaggcatgagccaccaagccccgcctgagatttttaacttttaaaattgactTGAGGCTCTCTTGATTATGATTTCATCAttaatatctgtgtgtgtgttcacacgTGTGCACATGCATTGGGGATTTTCTGTGTATCTGAACTACATAATCAATGTCTTAGACATGAAATGAAACTCCTAGATTTTTTAACCCAAATCTTATTTTATCTCAAAAGGTAGTTTCCCCACAGTCGCACAGCTAATTAATAAATCTAACACTAGAACACAAATCTCCTAACTCTTTAACCATGTCTCTACCTCTTGTACAATTCATCCTCTTCCATGAGCTGCGAGTAGAAAAAGAAGTAGTCAACTGAGTCGGTTCATCCTTTCCCCATCGCAACCCCAGGCTCACTACCACAGGACAGGTCTGGGAGTGGGAGGCCCAAATTAGGGAGAGTGGTTTGTGGGGCATCTTTGACCATAGTCAGTAGGGAGAAGGCTTTGAAATGTAAACTGTGTCAGGAAGATGAGGGAGCAAACAGCCCACTTATTTTAGGAAGATCAGGACTATCAGttggataaaaacaaacaaaaaacctgagaaagtttattttaatgaGCGTAAAGGCTAAAAGTatgggtcaggcacggtggctcacgcctgcaatcccagca contains:
- the CHRNA6 gene encoding neuronal acetylcholine receptor subunit alpha-6, encoding MPTSKGQGFLHGGLCLWLCVFIPFFKGCAGCATEERLFHKLFSHYNRFIRPVENVSDPVTVHFEVAITQLANVDEVNQIMETNLWLRHIWNDYKLRWDPTEYDGIETLRVPADKIWKPDIVLYNNAVGDFQVEGKTKALLKYNGMITWTPPAIFKSSCPMDITFFPFDHQNCSLKFGSWTYDKAEIDLLIIGSKVDMNDFWENSEWEIIDASGYKHDIKYNCCEEIYTDITYSFYIRRLPMFYTINLIIPCLFISFLTVLVFYLPSDCGEKVTLCISVLLSLTVFLLVITETIPSTSLVVPLVGEYLLFTMIFVTLSIVVTVFVLNIHYRTPTTHTMPRWVKTVFLQLLPQVLLMRWPLDKTRGTVSGSLARRPTKGKFASRGEPRHLKECFHCHKSNELATSKRRLSHQPLQWTAENSEHSPEVEDVINSVHFIAENMKSHNATKEVEDDWKYVAMVVDRVFLWVFIIVCVFGTAGLFLQPLLGNTGKS